The following are from one region of the Clostridiisalibacter paucivorans DSM 22131 genome:
- a CDS encoding coproporphyrinogen-III oxidase family protein yields MITNILRRLILGKKEKFTFNRYKRGNIDFETIGDSIGLYIHIPFCKSICPYCPYNKILYDKSLAERYRDAIIEELKIYKDIIKQRKITSIYIGGGTPTLMTYELKDILVYIRNNYNFSGDIGIETHPNEINSEILEEIKNMGITHISVGVQTFNNDTLSIIGRNYNREHIYQSLELIKKFDFKCVDVDIMTNLPNQTLKDIEYDIKTVYSYDIDQLSIYPLIMFPMTGMKEAMKDKEFTRFGELKEAKVLKTIDNISKEYGYSRSSIWTYGKDEDTRYTSVTRESFIGLGAGASSYFGNYFYLNTFDVNAYIGALNKKNIAINIFTKMTDRESMAFWLFWRCYDGVIDKNRFFKMYGKDMKKEFKLLYKIMKLFKIVTEKGDKLILTDLGIYLYHMVEKRYSTHYLNDMWQQSMEEPWIKELKL; encoded by the coding sequence GAAATATAGATTTCGAAACTATAGGAGATAGTATAGGGTTATATATCCATATACCCTTTTGCAAAAGTATTTGCCCATATTGCCCATACAACAAGATATTGTATGATAAATCCTTAGCAGAAAGATATAGAGATGCCATTATAGAAGAATTAAAAATATATAAGGATATAATAAAGCAAAGAAAAATTACATCCATATATATAGGAGGTGGGACTCCTACATTAATGACATATGAACTCAAGGATATATTAGTCTATATTAGAAATAATTATAATTTTTCTGGGGATATAGGAATAGAAACTCACCCCAATGAAATCAATAGTGAAATCTTAGAAGAAATAAAAAACATGGGCATAACTCATATAAGTGTAGGGGTACAGACATTTAATAATGATACTCTTAGTATTATAGGAAGAAATTACAATAGAGAACATATTTATCAATCACTGGAATTGATAAAAAAGTTTGATTTTAAATGTGTAGATGTAGATATAATGACTAATCTTCCTAATCAGACATTGAAAGATATAGAATATGATATAAAAACAGTGTATTCCTATGATATAGATCAACTTTCCATATATCCTTTAATTATGTTTCCTATGACAGGAATGAAGGAAGCTATGAAAGATAAGGAATTTACAAGATTTGGAGAATTAAAGGAGGCAAAGGTGCTTAAAACTATAGATAATATATCTAAAGAATATGGCTATAGCAGAAGCTCCATATGGACCTATGGAAAGGATGAAGATACTAGATATACATCTGTAACCAGGGAGAGTTTTATAGGATTAGGGGCCGGAGCAAGTTCATATTTTGGTAATTATTTTTATCTAAACACTTTTGATGTAAATGCTTATATAGGGGCATTAAACAAAAAGAATATAGCTATTAATATATTTACAAAAATGACAGATAGGGAAAGTATGGCATTTTGGCTATTTTGGAGATGTTATGATGGAGTAATTGACAAAAATAGATTCTTTAAGATGTATGGTAAAGATATGAAAAAGGAATTTAAATTATTATATAAGATTATGAAGTTATTTAAGATAGTAACAGAAAAAGGGGACAAGCTTATACTTACAGACCTGGGAATATACTTATATCATATGGTGGAAAAGAGGTATTCTACACATTATTTAAACGATATGTGGCAGCAATCAATGGAGGAACCATGGATAAAAGAGCTTAAATTATAG
- a CDS encoding radical SAM protein, with the protein MKIKHFLSLSYFGIKTLISKQRKPILGTIILTDYCNLHCKHCAVNNIKATMYPYEDIRAEMEKFYDEGIRILFFCGGETLLWEDKGKTVRELIKETREIGFYIVNVVTNGTVTLDIPEADIIFLSLDGLKDSHNIIRGDTFDTIMENADKAKNSNICVYMAVNKLNYRDIKGVTQLVNNHPNLNSISFNFHTPYKDTEYLKLDEGEKIQAVNTIKEMIKTKMPVFNLYNSLDVYLKNTWKRPCYQCIVSELGKRYICGRCVEEDGLCDECGYLFSVEFSMLFSGDIKIIFEVLKTYLKYV; encoded by the coding sequence ATGAAAATAAAACATTTTTTATCTTTAAGTTATTTTGGAATTAAAACTTTAATATCTAAACAGAGAAAACCTATATTAGGGACAATAATATTGACAGATTATTGTAATTTACATTGTAAACACTGTGCTGTAAATAATATTAAGGCTACTATGTATCCATATGAGGACATAAGGGCTGAAATGGAGAAATTTTATGATGAGGGCATAAGGATATTATTTTTTTGTGGAGGAGAAACCCTACTATGGGAAGATAAAGGCAAAACAGTTAGAGAATTGATAAAAGAGACAAGGGAAATAGGATTCTATATAGTAAACGTAGTTACCAATGGTACAGTAACGTTGGACATACCTGAAGCAGATATAATATTTTTGAGTCTTGATGGATTAAAGGACAGCCACAATATCATTAGAGGAGATACCTTTGATACTATAATGGAAAACGCAGATAAGGCCAAAAACTCCAACATATGTGTATATATGGCGGTTAACAAGTTGAATTATAGAGATATAAAAGGAGTTACACAATTAGTAAATAACCATCCAAATTTAAACTCTATATCCTTTAATTTTCATACCCCTTATAAAGATACAGAGTATCTTAAACTTGATGAAGGGGAAAAAATACAAGCGGTAAATACTATTAAAGAGATGATAAAGACTAAGATGCCAGTATTTAATCTATATAATAGTTTAGATGTATATCTAAAAAATACTTGGAAAAGACCATGCTACCAATGTATAGTTAGCGAATTGGGTAAAAGATATATATGTGGTAGATGTGTAGAAGAAGATGGACTATGTGATGAATGTGGCTATCTATTTTCAGTGGAATTTTCAATGTTATTTAGTGGAGATATAAAAATTATATTTGAAGTGCTTAAGACATATCTAAAGTATGTATAA